The Candidatus Omnitrophota bacterium genome has a segment encoding these proteins:
- a CDS encoding PEGA domain-containing protein, translating to MHISDRIKRAVAFYFSVSLFFALAPIVLSYSLGYSIDFHAFKIYKTGIIYIKSQPSGAAIYLNGEEIRDVTPARIEKLKPGTYRIEVRRDGFYPWQKDVTVSPNMVTKADDIVLFPLKQDMKKIGGHGVRDFIISDNKSAIYYMTDAGLVKANIDGSGDKKISLYTEWPSRIRGKRFSPDGQKFFYFTDHVIWIVRLGYKDGVSTGEESATVEKLVETSSSIISVFWYSESNHVVFVTEKDINVVELSGNEAENAVMLYKFYKSPRGLFYDDNNDSLYFTDSEDAWGKPFLHRLDLRQKFFSQLMQRFKKEFDEPDEKR from the coding sequence ATGCACATAAGCGACAGGATAAAGAGGGCCGTGGCCTTCTATTTTTCCGTATCGTTATTTTTCGCGCTCGCCCCTATCGTCCTGTCGTATTCCCTCGGGTATTCCATAGATTTCCACGCCTTTAAGATATATAAGACGGGCATCATCTACATAAAGAGCCAGCCTTCGGGGGCGGCGATATATCTCAACGGGGAGGAGATCCGGGACGTCACTCCGGCAAGGATAGAGAAGTTGAAGCCCGGGACTTACCGTATAGAGGTCCGTAGGGACGGTTTCTATCCGTGGCAGAAGGATGTGACCGTCAGCCCCAATATGGTCACCAAGGCCGATGACATAGTCCTGTTCCCGCTCAAACAGGATATGAAGAAGATAGGAGGGCACGGGGTCAGGGACTTCATAATATCGGACAATAAGAGCGCGATATATTATATGACCGATGCCGGCCTGGTGAAGGCAAATATAGACGGCTCAGGCGATAAAAAAATTTCGCTCTATACGGAATGGCCTTCCCGGATACGGGGGAAGAGGTTCTCCCCGGACGGACAAAAATTCTTTTATTTTACCGATCATGTCATATGGATCGTGCGCCTTGGATATAAAGACGGCGTATCGACCGGCGAGGAATCGGCCACCGTAGAGAAGCTCGTAGAGACGTCTTCTTCCATAATAAGCGTATTCTGGTATTCGGAGTCGAACCACGTCGTCTTCGTTACCGAGAAGGACATCAACGTGGTCGAACTGAGCGGGAACGAGGCGGAGAACGCGGTGATGCTGTACAAATTTTATAAATCACCCCGCGGCCTTTTTTATGATGATAATAACGACTCTCTCTACTTTACGGACAGCGAAGATGCATGGGGGAAACCTTTTCTCCACCGGCTGGATCTCAGGCAAAAATTCTTCAGCCAGCTTATGCAGAGGTTCAAAAAAGAGTTCGATGAGCCCGATGAAAAGAGATAG
- the hemW gene encoding radical SAM family heme chaperone HemW, with protein sequence MTTSLYVHIPFCKRKCIYCDFYSVICDAGLASEYIRTAVARIEGLAGGFSTIYVGGGTPTALDRDPLERLLRALGRKRAGSHSEFTVEANPESINDEKLRILSDCGVNRLSIGVQSFRDRKLKALGRIHSSRAAEDSVMMAARRGFVNLSIDIIFGVWGETAGDWEKDLEKAVSMPVAHISCYALTYEKGTPLFSAVRNGSVNPLEDDAAASMYEFAIDRLAVRGFSQYEISNFAKEGRRCAHNMNYWENGPYVGIGPSAVSYIDGVRSKNIADVGAYIKLSLEGASTAGSSEKLSPEKRARETAALKIRTKDGIDFKWFAEKTGFDLEKFGKKAIADLLEKDLIKYKKTDNVPSGICLKRKGFLFCDTVSSALL encoded by the coding sequence ATGACGACGTCCCTTTATGTACACATACCGTTCTGCAAGAGAAAGTGCATCTACTGTGATTTCTACAGCGTTATATGCGATGCCGGCCTTGCATCAGAGTATATAAGGACAGCCGTTGCGCGGATAGAGGGACTCGCCGGCGGTTTTTCCACTATCTATGTCGGCGGCGGGACGCCCACGGCGCTTGACAGGGACCCGCTGGAACGGCTCCTGAGGGCGCTCGGGCGGAAGAGGGCCGGCAGCCATTCGGAGTTCACGGTGGAGGCGAACCCGGAGAGCATAAACGATGAGAAATTGAGGATACTGTCCGATTGCGGCGTGAACCGCCTGAGCATCGGCGTACAGTCCTTCAGGGACAGGAAACTTAAGGCCCTGGGCAGGATCCACTCGTCGCGTGCGGCGGAAGATTCGGTCATGATGGCTGCGCGAAGAGGGTTCGTCAACTTGAGCATAGATATCATATTCGGCGTATGGGGCGAAACTGCCGGGGATTGGGAAAAGGACCTCGAAAAGGCGGTCAGCATGCCGGTGGCGCACATATCCTGTTACGCGTTGACATACGAGAAGGGGACGCCGTTATTCTCTGCTGTCCGGAACGGGAGCGTGAACCCGCTGGAGGACGATGCCGCGGCATCGATGTATGAATTCGCGATAGACCGTCTTGCGGTCCGCGGGTTCAGCCAGTATGAGATCTCCAATTTCGCAAAAGAAGGCCGCCGGTGCGCGCATAATATGAATTACTGGGAGAACGGGCCGTATGTGGGAATAGGGCCTTCGGCAGTATCGTATATCGACGGGGTCAGGAGCAAGAATATCGCAGATGTCGGCGCATATATAAAACTGTCGCTGGAAGGGGCCTCCACGGCAGGATCGAGCGAGAAGTTGTCTCCGGAGAAGAGGGCCCGGGAGACGGCCGCGCTGAAGATAAGGACTAAGGACGGTATCGATTTCAAGTGGTTCGCGGAAAAGACGGGGTTCGATCTCGAAAAATTCGGGAAGAAGGCGATCGCGGACCTGCTGGAAAAGGACCTGATCAAGTACAAAAAGACGGATAATGTCCCATCCGGCATATGCCTGAAGCGGAAAGGGTTCCTCTTCTGTGACACCGTATCGAGCGCGCTGCTTTAG
- the gpmA gene encoding 2,3-diphosphoglycerate-dependent phosphoglycerate mutase yields MTKLVLLRHGESVWNKENRFTGWTDVDLSDKGLAEAKKAGEVLAKEKFVFDVAFTSVLKRAIRTLWVTLDGMDLMWIPVYNSWRLNERHYGALQGLNKSETAAKYGEAQVLTWRRSYDIRPPALEEKDPRYPGNDPRYRELTAKELPVTECLKDTVERFLPYWQRTIAPVVRSGKRVIIAAHGNSLRALVKYLDNISDEAIVGLNIPTGLPLVYELDERLKPLKSYYLGDPEEVKKAMEAVANQGKAKK; encoded by the coding sequence ATGACGAAACTGGTGCTTCTGAGACACGGTGAGAGTGTCTGGAACAAGGAGAACAGGTTCACCGGATGGACCGATGTGGACCTCTCCGACAAGGGCCTGGCTGAGGCGAAGAAGGCGGGAGAGGTATTGGCGAAGGAGAAGTTCGTATTCGACGTCGCATTCACGTCGGTGCTCAAGAGGGCTATCAGGACGCTGTGGGTCACTCTCGACGGCATGGACCTCATGTGGATACCGGTCTACAATTCATGGCGCCTGAACGAGCGGCACTACGGGGCCCTGCAGGGGCTGAACAAGTCCGAGACGGCGGCCAAATACGGCGAAGCGCAGGTCCTGACCTGGAGGAGGAGCTATGACATCCGGCCTCCGGCCCTGGAAGAGAAGGACCCGCGGTATCCGGGCAATGACCCGCGCTACAGGGAATTGACCGCAAAAGAGCTGCCGGTCACAGAATGCCTGAAGGATACCGTGGAGAGGTTCCTCCCGTACTGGCAGCGCACGATCGCTCCGGTGGTGAGATCGGGCAAGCGCGTGATAATAGCTGCGCACGGTAACAGCCTGCGCGCCCTGGTCAAGTATCTAGACAACATATCGGACGAGGCTATCGTCGGATTGAATATCCCGACTGGGCTTCCGCTCGTATATGAGCTGGATGAACGGCTGAAGCCGCTCAAGAGTTATTATCTGGGCGATCCCGAAGAGGTGAAGAAGGCCATGGAGGCGGTGGCGAACCAGGGGAAGGCGAAAAAATAG
- the rlmN gene encoding 23S rRNA (adenine(2503)-C(2))-methyltransferase RlmN, whose amino-acid sequence MMKKIDIKDLSKKELEDALEKLGARRYRAAQVWSWLYKRGAGSFDKMSDLPEDLRRKLKEAFHITRLVLLDSRRSSADGTVKYLFKLEDGNTIETVFIPEGRRGTICLSSQVGCKFRCSFCASAPFGFVRNLRASEIIDEVLSVKEKNPLPGLTNLVFMGIGEPLDNYANLMKAVRVLNDKDAFGIGARKITISTCGMIPKIKKLEEEGIQVELSVSLHSADDRVRSGLVPINTKYPLAELIDTCREYTAVTGRIVTFEYVLLKGINSSEDDALKLVSLLKGLNCKVNTIAYNQIKAKGFEPPSAREIKLFIETLKAGSVQVTHRKSKGEDIDAGCGQLRIARM is encoded by the coding sequence ATGATGAAAAAGATCGATATAAAAGACCTCTCGAAGAAAGAGCTTGAGGATGCCCTCGAGAAGCTCGGCGCCCGGCGGTACAGGGCCGCGCAGGTATGGAGCTGGCTCTATAAGCGCGGCGCGGGCTCGTTCGACAAGATGAGCGACCTGCCCGAGGACCTGCGCCGGAAGCTGAAAGAGGCATTCCATATAACACGGCTCGTCCTGCTCGATTCCAGGCGTTCTTCCGCGGACGGCACCGTCAAATATCTCTTCAAACTGGAAGACGGGAATACCATAGAGACGGTCTTCATACCCGAAGGCCGCCGGGGGACGATATGCCTCTCGTCCCAGGTCGGCTGCAAATTCCGATGCAGTTTCTGTGCCAGCGCGCCGTTCGGGTTCGTCAGGAACCTGCGCGCCTCGGAGATCATCGACGAAGTCCTGTCCGTAAAAGAGAAGAACCCGCTCCCTGGGCTTACCAACCTTGTCTTCATGGGGATCGGAGAGCCGCTCGACAATTACGCCAACCTGATGAAAGCGGTTAGGGTCCTTAATGACAAAGACGCGTTCGGCATAGGGGCCAGGAAGATCACCATATCGACATGCGGTATGATCCCAAAGATAAAGAAATTGGAGGAAGAGGGTATCCAGGTAGAACTCTCGGTCTCCCTCCATTCGGCGGATGACCGTGTGAGGTCCGGGCTGGTGCCTATAAATACTAAGTACCCGTTGGCGGAACTGATAGATACCTGCAGGGAATATACCGCCGTCACGGGCCGTATCGTGACCTTCGAATATGTACTGCTGAAAGGTATAAACTCCTCCGAAGACGATGCCCTGAAGCTCGTCTCTCTGCTCAAAGGGCTCAATTGCAAGGTAAATACCATAGCCTATAACCAGATAAAGGCGAAGGGGTTCGAGCCGCCCTCCGCGCGCGAGATAAAGCTCTTCATCGAAACCCTGAAGGCGGGATCCGTGCAAGTAACGCATCGTAAGTCCAAGGGTGAGGATATCGATGCGGGATGTGGGCAGCTCAGGATAGCGAGGATGTAG
- a CDS encoding MFS transporter, translating into MEQKIKKSLNYSLKDGIFASVNQGIGDYFITPYAIAMGSSVGLIGILASIPGLVGSLLQSYSPHLSERFGSRKAVMTTAVLVHALMWLPIIAIPYVFQLHRVPYLVLFYTALVSIGAVSFPPWSSIMADHVPAEERGKVFGWRNRLFGIINVSSIFGAGFVLYLFKGSGYAGFTIIFAVAFLSRICSWYFLTRMYEPPLIIKDEHRFTLIDFLKRIPKANFGRFVVFAAATNFAVFLASPFFAVYMLRDLGFNYLKYAIVSMASTLTIISLMNAWGRHADHVGNRRVLRVTSIFFPVIPVLWLFSSNIVYLILIQIFSGFFWSGFNLSVSNFIYDAVTPEKRTRCIAYFSVVNGIAIFFGAAIGGYLANTLPPLFGYKLLTLFLISGILRLAGTALCSFVKEVRHVKDVSNLKLIYSVTGLRPIMGGE; encoded by the coding sequence ATGGAGCAGAAGATAAAGAAGAGTTTAAACTATTCGCTGAAAGACGGGATATTCGCAAGCGTCAACCAGGGCATCGGCGACTATTTTATAACGCCTTACGCCATAGCCATGGGCTCGAGCGTAGGCCTTATAGGTATACTCGCTTCCATACCCGGCCTGGTCGGTTCCCTCCTCCAAAGCTATTCTCCGCATCTTTCCGAAAGGTTCGGTTCGCGGAAGGCCGTCATGACAACGGCGGTGCTCGTTCATGCGCTCATGTGGCTTCCCATCATCGCCATACCGTACGTGTTCCAGCTGCACCGCGTCCCGTATCTTGTTCTATTTTATACGGCCCTCGTTTCGATAGGGGCCGTCTCGTTCCCGCCGTGGTCGAGCATCATGGCGGACCACGTGCCGGCCGAAGAGCGCGGCAAGGTCTTCGGCTGGCGTAACCGCCTCTTCGGTATCATAAACGTATCCAGCATATTCGGGGCAGGGTTCGTGCTGTATCTGTTTAAGGGGTCCGGTTATGCGGGGTTCACCATCATATTCGCCGTCGCCTTTCTCTCGAGGATCTGCTCGTGGTATTTTCTTACGAGGATGTACGAGCCGCCCCTCATAATAAAAGATGAACACCGTTTCACGCTGATAGATTTTTTGAAACGCATACCAAAGGCGAACTTCGGGCGGTTCGTCGTCTTCGCGGCCGCTACAAATTTTGCGGTATTCCTGGCATCTCCTTTCTTCGCCGTCTATATGCTGCGTGACCTCGGGTTCAATTATTTAAAGTACGCGATCGTCAGCATGGCGTCGACGCTGACCATAATCTCCCTGATGAACGCGTGGGGCCGGCATGCCGACCATGTCGGGAACAGAAGGGTGCTGAGGGTCACATCCATCTTCTTCCCGGTGATACCGGTGCTCTGGCTCTTCTCCAGCAACATAGTCTATCTCATACTCATCCAGATATTTTCCGGGTTCTTCTGGTCCGGTTTCAACCTCAGCGTGTCGAACTTCATATATGACGCCGTGACGCCTGAAAAGCGCACCCGCTGCATAGCTTATTTCAGCGTCGTGAACGGCATAGCTATCTTTTTCGGCGCCGCCATCGGCGGATATCTCGCGAATACGTTGCCGCCTCTATTCGGATATAAGCTCTTGACCCTTTTCCTCATATCGGGTATCCTGAGATTGGCCGGCACTGCGCTATGCTCATTCGTGAAGGAGGTGCGCCACGTGAAGGATGTGTCGAACCTTAAGCTCATCTACAGCGTCACCGGCCTTAGGCCGATCATGGGCGGAGAGTGA
- a CDS encoding glycosyltransferase family 2 protein codes for MKRDRSYRRLFEIIPGLMTWTTLISLFVLAIIRPVWVAIFIIIFDLYWAIRVGYLTTLLLFAYRRLGKEKKIDWIERCASLGTVNGMRYEDIYQAILFPIYKEGPEILTPSVRSLIEANYPKKKMIVIFSVEERAGETVWKDAQALKAKFEKEFFAFLLVRHPDNLAGEVKAKGANASWGARALKEFLDPRKVDYESVIMSCFDADTCAEREYFGCLAYHYLTNPKRTHASYQPIPVYNNNIWHARSIARLLELGSSFMQMIETMRLEKFVTFSSHSMSFKTLVKVGYWPVDMISDDSAIYWKCFLHFDGDYSVIPMYVTVSLDVATAKGIIPTIIKQYKQKRRWAWGVENFPYVMTAFMKPNRIPLRRKIRRAFHLLESHYTWAVWAVIITFITPLPLLLGGVLFRQTAIGYNLPSVTAALFRVTAVTLFICMVLSIRLLPPRPKGVRRATYLIMVAQWLLAPLIAATIGSIPAIDAQTRLMLGRYIHFQVTEKFRKRRTGAAGSADQ; via the coding sequence ATGAAAAGAGATAGATCTTACAGACGCCTTTTCGAGATAATACCAGGCCTTATGACATGGACGACGCTCATCTCGCTCTTCGTCCTGGCCATCATAAGGCCGGTCTGGGTCGCCATCTTCATAATAATATTCGACCTGTACTGGGCCATAAGGGTGGGGTACCTTACCACGCTTCTCCTCTTCGCTTACAGGCGGCTGGGTAAAGAGAAGAAGATCGACTGGATCGAACGGTGCGCTTCCCTGGGCACGGTCAACGGCATGAGATATGAGGATATATATCAGGCCATCCTGTTCCCTATATATAAGGAAGGGCCGGAGATATTGACGCCTTCGGTCCGTTCCCTCATAGAGGCCAATTATCCAAAGAAGAAGATGATCGTCATCTTCAGCGTGGAGGAGAGGGCCGGCGAGACCGTATGGAAAGACGCGCAGGCGCTCAAGGCGAAGTTCGAAAAAGAGTTCTTCGCGTTCCTCCTTGTGAGGCACCCCGACAATCTGGCAGGCGAGGTCAAGGCGAAGGGCGCCAATGCGTCATGGGGGGCGCGGGCGCTTAAAGAGTTCCTCGATCCCCGGAAGGTGGATTACGAAAGCGTCATCATGTCCTGCTTCGACGCGGACACGTGCGCCGAACGCGAGTACTTCGGCTGTCTCGCTTATCACTATCTCACGAATCCGAAACGCACCCACGCCAGCTACCAGCCGATACCCGTCTACAATAATAACATCTGGCACGCCCGTTCGATAGCGCGTCTTTTAGAGCTCGGTTCGAGCTTCATGCAGATGATCGAGACGATGCGGCTGGAGAAGTTCGTCACCTTCTCCAGCCACAGTATGAGCTTCAAGACGCTCGTCAAGGTCGGTTACTGGCCCGTAGATATGATATCCGACGATTCCGCCATATACTGGAAGTGTTTCCTCCATTTCGACGGGGACTATTCCGTCATACCCATGTACGTGACCGTCTCTCTCGACGTCGCCACCGCAAAGGGCATCATACCGACCATAATAAAGCAGTATAAACAGAAGAGGCGGTGGGCATGGGGCGTCGAGAATTTCCCTTACGTGATGACGGCCTTCATGAAGCCGAACAGGATACCTCTCCGGAGGAAGATCAGGCGGGCATTCCACCTCCTGGAGAGCCACTACACCTGGGCGGTGTGGGCCGTCATAATAACTTTCATAACGCCTCTGCCGCTCCTGCTCGGCGGTGTGCTCTTCAGGCAGACGGCCATCGGATACAACCTCCCGAGCGTAACGGCGGCGCTCTTCAGGGTCACCGCGGTCACGCTTTTTATATGTATGGTCCTCAGCATACGTCTCCTGCCTCCGCGGCCCAAGGGTGTGAGGCGCGCCACGTACCTCATCATGGTCGCGCAATGGCTCCTGGCGCCGCTTATCGCGGCGACGATCGGTTCCATACCCGCGATAGACGCACAGACGCGCCTCATGCTCGGACGGTATATCCACTTTCAGGTGACCGAAAAATTCAGGAAACGCAGGACCGGCGCCGCCGGAAGCGCAGATCAATGA
- a CDS encoding vitamin B12-dependent ribonucleotide reductase, with protein sequence MGKPIDVNSALSENAKKVLEKRYLKRDDSGKPLETPEDMFRRVAKNIATADLYYCNDKETAAKSEEEFFEMMTKLEFLPNSPTLMNAGRDLQQLSACFVLSIEDSMESIFGAIKDTAMIHKSGGGTGFSFSRLRAKNSPVRSTGGVSSGPVSFMKVFNAATQAVKQGGTRRGANMGILRVDHPDILEFISCKENDKEITNFNISIAVTEDFIKKAIRGEEYDLIDPHTKKPISKLNARDVFSLMVKMAWKNGEPGIIFLDRINRYNPTPKAGEIESTNPCGEQPLLPYESCNLGSINLSRMVCDGEVSWNLLGETARKAVHFLDNVIDMNAYPLKRIEDTTKSNRKIGLGVMGFADMLLMLGMRYDSEEAIHLAEKVMKFILDEATRASEDLAAERGAFPNFKGSVYDLPGARPLRNATLTTIAPAGTLSIISNSSSGIEPVFAISYIRNIMDNVKLVEVHPYFREVAEKRGFYSPELMQLIAQKGSIREFDEIPQDVKDVFVTAHDITPVWHIRMQAAFQKYTNNAVSKTVNFPHDASIEDVKEVYMLAYETGCKGVTIYRDRSRDEQVLSKPSAPHGTDKKAAPAKIIPRPRPPVTTGTTSKIATGCGNLYITINEDEQRLPFEVFMSMGKAGGCAMSQLEAIGRLVSLALRSGIEINSIIEQLRGIRCPSPSWEKGGRIFSCSDAIARAVERRIQGIKAGPVQETKAFSYEQSGGPAAPSAAIEQGETRAAGAKDTALKTGNIVGVCPDCGSALWHIEGCMVCKSCGYSKCG encoded by the coding sequence ATGGGAAAACCGATAGATGTGAACTCCGCGCTTTCCGAAAACGCGAAGAAGGTGCTGGAGAAACGCTACCTGAAACGGGACGATTCGGGTAAACCGCTCGAAACGCCTGAAGACATGTTCCGTCGCGTAGCAAAGAACATAGCGACGGCGGACTTATACTACTGTAATGATAAGGAGACGGCGGCAAAGAGCGAAGAAGAGTTTTTCGAGATGATGACGAAGCTGGAGTTCCTGCCGAACTCGCCCACATTGATGAATGCCGGCAGGGACCTGCAGCAGCTGTCGGCCTGTTTCGTGCTATCGATAGAAGATTCGATGGAGTCCATATTCGGGGCCATCAAAGATACCGCGATGATACATAAATCCGGCGGAGGTACCGGTTTCAGCTTCTCGCGTCTGCGCGCAAAAAATTCTCCGGTCCGTTCCACGGGCGGCGTATCGAGCGGCCCGGTCTCTTTTATGAAGGTCTTCAACGCGGCCACACAGGCGGTGAAGCAGGGAGGGACGCGCCGCGGCGCGAATATGGGGATACTCCGGGTCGACCATCCGGATATCCTCGAATTCATATCCTGCAAAGAGAACGACAAAGAGATCACCAACTTCAATATATCGATAGCCGTCACGGAAGATTTTATAAAGAAGGCGATACGCGGCGAGGAGTACGACCTTATCGACCCGCATACGAAAAAACCGATCTCTAAACTGAACGCCAGGGATGTATTCAGCCTGATGGTAAAGATGGCGTGGAAGAACGGAGAACCGGGCATCATATTTTTGGACAGGATAAACAGATACAACCCCACACCGAAGGCCGGAGAGATCGAATCGACGAATCCGTGCGGCGAACAGCCGCTCCTGCCGTACGAGAGCTGTAACCTCGGTTCGATAAACTTATCCAGGATGGTATGCGACGGCGAGGTAAGCTGGAACCTGCTCGGCGAGACGGCGAGAAAGGCCGTGCACTTCCTTGACAACGTCATAGATATGAACGCCTATCCGCTCAAGAGGATAGAGGATACTACCAAATCGAACCGTAAGATAGGGCTCGGCGTCATGGGTTTTGCCGACATGCTGCTGATGCTCGGCATGCGGTACGATTCCGAAGAGGCCATACATCTTGCCGAGAAGGTGATGAAGTTCATCCTCGATGAAGCGACACGCGCGTCGGAGGACCTTGCGGCGGAGCGGGGCGCATTCCCCAATTTTAAAGGCAGTGTATACGACCTCCCGGGTGCGCGTCCGCTCAGGAACGCGACGCTTACCACCATAGCGCCTGCAGGCACGTTATCCATAATATCCAATTCGTCAAGCGGCATAGAACCCGTATTTGCCATATCGTATATCAGGAACATCATGGACAACGTGAAGCTTGTGGAGGTCCACCCTTATTTCAGGGAGGTCGCCGAAAAGCGGGGCTTCTACTCTCCGGAATTGATGCAGCTGATAGCGCAGAAAGGGAGCATCAGGGAATTCGATGAGATACCCCAGGATGTGAAGGATGTATTCGTCACGGCACATGACATAACGCCCGTATGGCATATCCGCATGCAGGCCGCATTCCAGAAATACACCAACAACGCCGTTTCGAAGACGGTCAATTTTCCCCATGATGCATCGATCGAGGATGTGAAGGAAGTCTATATGCTCGCTTACGAGACCGGCTGTAAGGGTGTGACCATCTACCGTGACAGGTCAAGGGACGAGCAGGTTCTGAGCAAGCCCTCGGCCCCGCACGGGACAGATAAGAAGGCCGCCCCCGCGAAGATAATACCCAGGCCGAGGCCTCCCGTGACCACGGGAACGACCTCAAAGATCGCGACCGGGTGCGGTAACCTGTACATTACCATAAACGAAGATGAGCAGCGGCTTCCGTTTGAAGTATTCATGTCTATGGGTAAGGCGGGCGGCTGCGCCATGAGCCAGCTTGAGGCTATAGGGCGCCTCGTTTCGCTGGCCCTCAGGAGCGGAATAGAGATAAATTCCATAATAGAGCAGCTCAGGGGCATCCGGTGCCCGTCCCCCAGCTGGGAGAAGGGCGGAAGGATCTTTTCCTGCAGCGATGCAATAGCGCGCGCTGTGGAGCGGAGGATCCAGGGTATAAAGGCGGGCCCTGTCCAGGAGACCAAGGCCTTCTCTTATGAGCAGTCAGGCGGTCCCGCGGCCCCCTCTGCGGCCATAGAGCAGGGTGAAACGCGCGCGGCAGGCGCCAAAGATACCGCTTTAAAGACAGGTAATATAGTAGGCGTATGTCCGGATTGCGGCAGCGCCTTATGGCATATTGAAGGGTGTATGGTCTGCAAGTCCTGCGGCTATTCCAAGTGCGGGTAA
- a CDS encoding sodium-dependent transporter: MAKKRQAWGTRLGIIMAVAGSAVGLGNFLRFPVQAASNGGGAFMIPYFISLFLLGIPLMWIEWTLGRYGGGFEHGTAPGIFHTMWEKNRFIKYFGVIGIFGPLVIFIYYTYIESWTLAYSFYSLTGKYAGAAAQGDMQAFLRGFQGLENNGYFSGLLSAYTFFIITFLANITVIYYGIKGGIERLCKIAMPLLFIFGIILMVRVLTIGTPDPAKPAWNIINGLGFLWNPDFSALKSARVWLAAAGQIFFTLSVGIGVILTYASYLSKGDDVVLSGLSAVSTNEVAEVIIGGSIIIPAAFVFFGPLDIGPIAKSGAFNLGFVTMPLIFQRLLGGALFGCFWFLLLFLSGITSSISLAQPAVAFLEDEFNISRARAVKIFGIATFILCQPAIFFLGRGVVNELDFWGGTFCLVLFATVETVLFAWVFGMEKAWQEIHHGADMVIPGIYRFIIKYITPLFLLLILGSWIFQEGIPTVLMKNVAPADRPFIIATRWFLIFIFVTLSVMVRIAWRKKGRARS, translated from the coding sequence ATGGCTAAGAAACGGCAGGCGTGGGGCACGCGGCTCGGTATAATAATGGCCGTTGCCGGGAGCGCGGTCGGTTTAGGGAACTTCCTGAGATTTCCGGTGCAGGCCGCCTCGAACGGAGGCGGCGCTTTCATGATACCGTATTTCATATCCCTCTTCCTGCTTGGGATCCCGCTCATGTGGATAGAGTGGACGCTCGGCCGGTACGGCGGCGGTTTCGAGCACGGCACGGCCCCCGGCATATTCCATACGATGTGGGAGAAGAACCGTTTCATAAAGTACTTCGGTGTCATAGGGATCTTCGGGCCGCTCGTCATATTCATATATTACACATATATAGAATCGTGGACGCTCGCCTACAGCTTTTACAGCCTCACCGGAAAGTACGCCGGCGCGGCTGCGCAGGGCGACATGCAGGCCTTTCTGAGGGGCTTCCAGGGACTGGAGAATAACGGATACTTCTCCGGGCTACTGAGCGCCTACACCTTCTTCATCATAACCTTCCTGGCGAATATAACCGTCATATATTACGGCATAAAAGGCGGGATAGAAAGGCTTTGTAAGATAGCCATGCCTTTACTCTTCATCTTCGGCATCATACTTATGGTGAGGGTGCTTACCATAGGCACACCCGACCCGGCGAAACCCGCCTGGAATATCATCAACGGCCTCGGTTTTTTATGGAACCCGGACTTCAGCGCATTAAAAAGCGCCAGGGTGTGGCTTGCCGCCGCGGGGCAGATATTCTTCACCCTGAGCGTAGGGATAGGGGTGATATTGACGTACGCCAGCTACCTTTCCAAAGGGGATGACGTCGTGCTTTCGGGCCTTTCCGCTGTGAGCACCAACGAGGTCGCGGAGGTGATAATAGGCGGAAGCATCATCATCCCGGCGGCATTCGTCTTCTTCGGACCGCTCGATATCGGCCCGATAGCCAAAAGCGGCGCGTTCAATCTCGGGTTCGTGACGATGCCTCTGATATTTCAAAGACTTTTGGGCGGCGCCCTCTTCGGATGTTTCTGGTTCCTCCTCCTCTTCCTCTCCGGCATAACTTCGTCCATATCCCTTGCCCAGCCGGCCGTCGCATTCCTGGAGGACGAATTTAACATCTCCAGGGCGAGGGCGGTGAAGATCTTCGGTATCGCCACCTTCATCCTCTGCCAGCCGGCGATATTCTTCCTGGGCAGGGGAGTGGTCAATGAGCTCGATTTCTGGGGCGGCACCTTCTGCCTGGTGCTCTTCGCGACCGTAGAGACGGTCCTCTTTGCGTGGGTTTTCGGCATGGAGAAGGCATGGCAGGAGATACACCACGGCGCCGACATGGTGATACCCGGGATATACAGATTCATAATAAAATATATAACGCCCCTCTTCTTATTACTTATACTGGGATCCTGGATATTCCAGGAAGGCATCCCAACGGTCCTTATGAAGAACGTTGCGCCGGCGGACAGGCCGTTCATAATCGCGACTAGGTGGTTCCTCATATTCATATTCGTCACGTTATCGGTGATGGTCAGGATCGCCTGGCGGAAGAAGGGGAGGGCGAGGTCATGA